AGTACTCAATATGCTTCACAAGTATTTAACCGTTTAGGTTAAAGCGACAGTCATACCAGTGGCTCCTCTACATCCATTTTCAAAACCGATTGTGGATGGAAAATTGCTTCCTAAATCTAGCTTGGTGTTAATTTATTTGTCGCCATTATTTTTCAAATTCTGAATTAAATAGTTAGGAAAAAAATGAAAAAAGTTCTTTTAGTTGAAGATAGCCTCACAGAATCCGAAAAGATGACACGTTACCTAGAGCAAGGAGGATATTCAGTTTATGAAGTTCGTAGTGGTGAAGAGGCTCAACTGCGGTTGAAACAACAAAAACCTGACTTGATCTTACTGGATTTGATTTTGCCAGGCCAAAGTGGATTTGAGTTCTGCCGCAAGTTGAAAGCCGATCCGACAACAAAAGGAATTCCGGTAGTGATTTGCTCAACTAAAAACACAGATGTTGATAGAACTTGGGGCAATATGAGTGGCGCTGATGGCTATTTAGTCAAACCTGTAGACGAAAATACCTTGCTCCAAACTGTTAGTAAATTTATTCGCTAAAGGAAACTGGGGCAATGGTACAGAGCAACGATCGCTTTTCTTCGCTACCCATTAATAGCCAATTTCGACTTGAAAACTCTACCCAAGGAAACAACCAGAGATTTTTAAGATTTCCGTTGAATGGAAAGGTAAATGGGTTACTCCCATTAGCTGATTTGCGGGGAGTAATTCAGGTTGCACTGACCGAGATTTTACCAGTACCGCAGGTAGCAGAATTCCTGTTAGGCATAATGAATTGGCGGGGAGAAGCGATCTGGATTCTTGATTTAGCAGGTTTGTTGGGGGCAACACACTGGTGTCGGCGGGAAAGTGTGCGTAACTCTGGCATGGCGATGCTTGTTCAAGTCCAGAATCAAACCGTCGGGCTGTTGGTAGAGCAAGTCAATACCATTGAAGTTCACGATCCCCAAGAGCGGTTAGAGATTTCGACATCGATGTTACCTGGCCGACTAGGCTCATTCTTACAGGGTTACTTTGTGGATTCTCAAGGTAGCCCTTTGATGTTACTTGACACCCAGGTTGTGATTCAAGCCCTTCAGCCTCTTTAAAGTTCAGAGCTTCCTATACAACGCCAAGGGCGGATGCACAAAGGCTTCTGGACGCTGAAGCCGTTCTAAAAAAATTAGCCCCCTGAAGCATTCTACTTATTAACTCCGACAACCTTCATAGCAAGAAAGATCATGGTAATGCATACACCCAGCCAACCTCGCTCAAATTCCAGCAACGGTTATAAGGAAACCGATAACGGGCATACCGTTGATGTACCAGCAAAACAGCAAATCACCTCCGCTCTAGAAGAATTGCGAAATGAACTGGATCAAGCTGATTGGGTGGAAACAGGGCCGTTGCGAGAGAGAATCCGCAAGTTAAAAGAACTGCTAAGTGCGTTGCCATATCAAGAGGGAGGAGATGGATTAGAGGTAGAGCAAGTACAGGCGATCGCTAGCAAAATCCGCCAATTTTCCGATCTAGATACTTTGCTCGCCACTGTTGTCATAGAGGTACAAAGCGCACTGCAAGCCGATCGCGTGGTGCTGTATGAATTTACGAATCCGACGCTGGGGATAGTTGTTGCGGAAGGGATGAGGGACGGCTTTACCCCAATGCTGAAGGAAAAACTGCCCGCCGTCACTTTTGGGTTGGGTTCTGCCAAGCTTTATCAACAAGAAAAATTAGCTGCGATCGCAGATACCTACACTGCAAGCTTGTCCCCTTACCAAAAGCAGCTCGTGGATCGGTTTCAAATAAGAGCTTGTGTGAGTTTGCCGATTTTAGCAAAAGATGGGGTTTGGGGTTTGTTGGTAGTGCAGCAATGCACTGCTGCTCGCCAGTGGCAAAATGCTGAAATTCAGTTACTAAAATTAATCGAGCAGGAATTAGAAGCGCAACTGCAAGTTGCTGCGATTCAAGCTACATTGCAACAAGAAGTGGAAAAAGACCAAATTCTGGTCGGTGTAGCGAATAAAATTCTCCAGTCCAAAGATGCGGATACCATCTTTCGCGTTGCCACCCAAGAAGTGCGACAGTCGCTAAAATGCGATCGCGTCGCAATCTATCGTTTCCAGCCAGATTGGAGTGGGGAATTTGTAGCTGAATCTGTTGGATCTGAGTGGGTTTCTCTATTAGAAGAACAGCGAAACAACCCAGCAATTGTCAATAACGTTAACTATTGCAGTGTTAGGAACCTTGCAGACGAAGGCGGATTGGCTGGGACAACAGGGCGATCGCACAGTGCAGATAGCTACATTCAGCATACCCAAGGCAAAAATTTCCATCGCGGACAGATTTATCGAGTCACTAATGATATCTATAGTGCTGGTTTTTCTGACTGCTATATCAAAATTTTAGAAGCTTATCAAGCCAAAGCATACATTATTGTTGCCATCTTCCAGGGAGAAAAGTTGTGGGGCTTGCTCGCTGCCTATCAAAATTCTCAGCCTCGTCAGTGGAAAGATAGTGAAGTTCGCCTAATGGTACAGGTTGCAACTCTGTCTAGTATTACTATTCAACAGGTGCAATATCAGCAACAACTTTATCACCGCTCTGAGGAGTCAGCCAAACTTGTTGAACGAGAACGTACTGTTTTCGGCATTATTGAAAAGATTGGGCAAGCAACGGATCTTCGCACCCTTTTCCGCACTGCAACCCAAGAGTTGCGGCGATTTTTAAAATGCGATCGCGTTGTCGTTTATCAATTTCATCCAGACTGGAGTGGAGAAGTTATCGCTGAATCTGTGGGTGCTGGTTGGTCGTCACTGGTGGAGATGCAGGAACAAGACGGCATTTTAAAAACAGGTCTGATATCTTCAGAACGTTGCAATATTAAGGATTATGGCTCCCCTGTTAAAGCTGATGCCGATACCTATCTGAAGGAAACGCAGGGTGGAATGTACGCCAAAGGAACGCGCTTCCGTAAAGTCAACGATATTTCTGCTGCTGGTTTTTCATCTTGCTATTTAGAATCATTAGAGAAGTTCCAAGCCAAAGCATACATCATTGTTCCCGTCTTCCGCGCTGGTAATCTTTGGGGTTTGTTAGCAGCCTATCAGAATTCTGAGGTTCGGCAATGGACTGAAGAAGAGGCAGGTGCTTTGTTGCAGATCGCCGAACCGTTAAGCATTGCCCTCCAGCAAGCTGAATATATCGAACAGCTACGGTTAAAAAATCTAGAAATGACCCAAGTAGCTGAAGTAGAAAACGCGATCGCACGCATGGCAGATCGAATGCGTAATTCCCAACAGCTAGAAACGATTTACCGCACTACCTTGGCAGAATTGCGGCAGTTGTTCAAATGCGATCGCCTTGCAATATATCGCTTCAACTCTGACTGGAGTGGTGAATTTATTGCTGAATCTGTAGGAAGTGACTGGGTGCCTCTGGTTGGTCCCGATATCAAGACCGTATGGGAAGACGAACACCTACAGCAAACCCAGGGCGGACGCTATCGCAACAATGAAACCTTAGCCGTCAATGACATCTATACTGTTGGTTATGCCCAGTGCCACATTGACCTGTTAGAGCAATTCCAGGTTAAAGCCTACACCATCGCCCCCATTTTTGCTGGCAACAAACTTTGGGGTTTGTTAGGAGCTTACCAAAACAGCGGCCCGCGCCAGTGGAATTCCGAGGAAGTGCGATTGCTGACCAAATTGGGCATTCAGTTGGGGTTAAGCGTGCAGCAAGTTGAGTACATCGAACAGCTGAAGATGAAGAATGCAGAGTTGGCGCGGACAGCAGAAGAAGAACAAGTGCTGACAGCGATGGTGGAAAAAATCCGTCAAGCACAGGATATGGACACAATTTTCCTGAATGTACTGCCAAGTTTACGCAAACAACTACAGTGCGATCGCCTAGCAGTATTTCGCTTTCATCCCGACTGGAGTGTGGAGTTTGTTGCCGAATCCGTAAAAGATAAATGGTTGTCTTTAGCTGATTCCGACATCAAAACGATTTGGATGGACGAACATTTACAAGAAACTCAGGGCGGACGCTATCGCAATCATGAAACCTTTGTTGTCAATGATATCTACACTGTCGGTCACGTTCAATGCTACCTAGAGATATTAGAAAAAATCCAGGCTAAGGCTTACGCGATCGCTCCGATCTTTATTGGAAACAAACTCTGGGGCTTTATCGGAGCATACCAAAATACTGGCCCTCGCGAGTGGAAATCCAAGGATGTGCAACTGTTGCGAAAAGTAGCTGTGCAAATGGGTATAGGCTTGCAACAGGTTAAGTATATCGAACAGCTCAAGAATAAGAATGCAGAGTTAGCCAGAACCGCAGAAGGGGAACGAGCATTAACACGGCTGTCAGAAAAAATTCGCCAAGTTCAAGAGCTAGATACAATTTTCCGCAATGCCCTACCAGAATTGCGATCGCATTTGGAATGCGATCGCCTAGCCGTATATCGCTTCAATCCAGATTGGGGTGGGGAGTTTATTGCCGAATCCGTAAGTCGTGAATGGGTGGCTTTGGTTGGTCCCGAGATCAGGACTATATGGGAAGACGAACACCTACAACAAACCCAAGGTGGACGCTATCGCAACAACGAGACGTTTGTGATTAATGACGTTTACACTGCTGGCCATGCCCAGTGCCACTTGAAAATTCTCGAGCAATTTCAGATTAGAGCCTATATCATCACCCCGATTATTGCCGGAAACAAGCTCTGGGGTTTGTTAGGAGCATATCAGAATAGCGGGTCGCGGCAATGGCAAGAGAATGAAGTCAACTTGGTAGCGAAAATCGGCACGCAGTTTGGGGTTGCCGTCCAACAATCGCAATACTTACAACAAACCTTAAGCAAGAATGAGGAACTGATCAAACTGGCAGAACGGGAAGTAGCAAACGCCCGATTTTCCTATCGCCTGCCAAGTCGGTTAACAGAGATGGCCCAAAGTCATGGTAATGTTCTGGAATTTATCCAGTTTGCCACCCACGAACTTCGTCAACTGCTGAAAGTAGATCGAGTTGGAGTTTACCGGTTTGAGCCTGATTGGTCTGGAGAATTTGTCGTTGAGTCTGTGACTGGGGATTGGCCTAAGCTGGTGGGAACTAGCCTTGCCAAAGTTAGAGATACCTATCTCCAGTACAACCAAGGAGGGCGTTATGTCCGCAAAGAAAGTTTGCGGGTTGACAATATATATAGTGTCGGCCATGACGAATGTCACATCCAATTGTTAGAGATGTGGGGAACTAAAGCCTACATGATTTCTCCGATTTTTCAAGAAAATCGGCTATGGGGGCTGATGGGAGTTTATCAAAATAGCGCATCGCGCCAGTGGGAGCAATCCGAGGAGGATGTTCTCAACCAAGCCAGCGTCCAGATTGGTATTGCCCTCAATCTTGCAGACTACCTAACACAGGTGCGTACTCAAGAGCAGCAACTAGCAGAAGCAGCAGAGCGCGAACGCACCGCCCGCGAAAAACTCCAACAAGGAGCTATACGCGTTCTCATGGCTTTGGAACCATCCTTCAGAGGCGATCTGACCGTTCGAGCGCCCCTATCTGAAGATGAAATTGGGACGATCGCCGATGGTTACAACACTACGATCCAAAGTTTGCGAGATTTAGTGCGACAAGTGCAGATTGCTGCTGGCAGGGTGAGTGAAACTTCTAGCGATAACACGATCTCAGTAGTGAAACTATCTGACCAAGCTCAACAGCAGGCAGAACGGCTCGAACACGCTCTAGAACAATTACAAATGATGGTAACTTCCACCCAGATAGTCGCTGCTGATGCCCAAAAAGTAGGACAGGCGGTGCAAAGAGCTAATAACACCGTCCAAGCTGGCGATTCCCTGATGGAAAGAACCGTAGATGGCATTTTGGAGATTCGGGAAACCGTGTCGGAAACAGCGAAGAAGATTAAACGCCTCGGTGAAGCTTCTCAGAAAATCTCGAAAGTAGTCAGTCTGATTGAAAACTTTGCCACTCAAACTAATTTGCTGGCACTCAATGCTGCGATCGAGGCTACCCGTGCCGGAGAGTATGGCAAAGGCTTTGCGGTGGTTGCAGATGAAGTTCGTTCCCTGGCTTATCAGTCGGCTAGTGCCACCACAGAAATTGAGCGACTCGTGCAAGAAATTCAAGCTGGTACCAACGAAGTTACCGAAGCAATGGAAATAGGGATTAGCCAAGTTGTCCAAGGCTCGAACTTGATCGATGAAACTCGTCATTCCCTGAGTGCGATCGTGGTAGCTACCAACGAAATTGGTGGACTGGTACAAGGAATTACCCAAGCAGTTTCCCATCAAAGTCAGCAATCTCAGATGTTGACAGAGGCGATGATGGATGTTTCGGCGATCGCCCGCAAGACTTCAGAAAGTGCCATCCACATTTCCGAGTCTTTTGAGGAACTACGGATGACTTCACAACAACTGGAAACCAGCGTTAGCCAGTTCAAAGTTGATTAATCTCGCAAAACTGTTATGAACCCCGATCCCAGTAATCAAGAGCAGGCTTTTCTTGCTGAAGCGGCAGAGTTGTTGCAAACCATTGAGCAGAATCTGATCGGTTTGCTTGATGAAAAAACAATAGAAAAAGTTCATGCCTTGATGCGAAGCGCCCATACTATCAAAGGGAGTGCTGCCAGTGTTGGGCAAGAAACTATTCAGACAATTGCCCATCATTTGGAAGATGTATTCCAAGCGTTATACGCTCCAGAACTGGAAATCGATCCAGAATTGGGTGCTTTGCTTCTAGATGCTTATGAGTGCCTGCGAACTCCATTGAGTGCAGCCTTGATGGGCTTATCCTGCAATGAGGCAGAAATACTCGATCGCACTGCTTCCATCTTCGCCCAACTTCAACATAAACTAGGCGACTTTTTTGGTCGTGAGGCTCCGCTTCCCAGTTCGGAAGAACTTGGCTTCGATGTCGTAGAGTCAATCTTTTCCGGGAGTGTACCCCAGGATTTGCAACAACTGGAAACTGACATCCAAAGCCAAGATCCGCAACAAATTCAAACAACACTCAACTCCCAAGCAGAATTTTTTGTTGAACTAGCAGCATCTTATGGCTTATCTGGATTAGAAGAAATTGCCCAGGCGACCCTAAACGCGCTCAAAGCACATCCAGACAAAGTATTGCAAATCGCTCAGGCGGCTTTAGAAAATTTTAAAGCAGCTCAAACAGCAGTACTTGCAGGCGATCGCACTCAAGGGGGTGAGATATCTCCACAATTGCGAGAATGGGCAGGGCTAATTACTCCTGTCCCAGAACCGCAACAGCCAGTTGCGATCGCAGCCCCACCAACACCAACGACTACAACTGAGAATCAGCCATCCCCCCTCCTCAGTGCCAGCGAAGCAGAATCAATTTGGTCGTTTTTCCCGAAGCGGACTGATAACTCCGTACCAAAAACACCGGAGGTACTGGCACCTATTTCTCAGGATTCGGTAGTAGCCCCCTCTGCCATAGATCGGATTTTACAGTCAATCTGGATCGGAGATCCACAGACATCCTGCCGATACTCAGACTCAGATCGGCCAGCCTCTCCACCACCAGCGCCAAGCCTCCAGGCTCAGTCATCGGCATCACTTCCCAGTATCCGAGTCGCGATAGAACAACTCGATCGCCTCAGCCATACAATTGGGGAATTGCTAATCAGCGAAAACCAACAAAACCTGCAATCTAACCACATCCACAAAGCAGCCCAAGACACTCTACTACAGTTTTTGTACTGTCAACAACAACTTAGTAAAGTTTTTACTTGGTCGGATCGACATCTGTTGCTTCCCGAACGCAAGCAGCGACATATACATGGATCTCCACGAGTTATCTCTGCTACCGAGGCACAATCCAATTTTGATGCCTTAGAAATGGATAACTATAGCGAGTTGCACATTCTCCTGCAAAATCTTACAGAAGACATGGTGCAATTAGGAGAACATATTGAGGCTGTTAATGGCTTAGTTCAGCAATCTCGCTTCAGTCTCGGAAAGCGCAAGCAACTGCTTTCAGGAGCGCAGGAAGATTTGCTGCAAGCCAGAATGGTTCCACTGGGAACAGTGTTGAATCGATTACCCCGCCTCTTGCAACAGATGGTAGCAACTTATCATAAGCCTGTTGAACTCAAGCTTGGCGGAACGAAGGTACTGGTGGATAAAGCCATTTCTGAGCAGCTATACGATCCCTTGCTGCACATGATTCGCAATGCTTTCGATCACGGCATTGAACCGGTAGAAACCCGCCGCGAGAAGGGTAAACCAGAAACCGGAACAATTACAATTAAAGCTTATCATCAAGGCAACCGCACTACTATTGAGGTACGGGATGATGGTCGAGGCTTTAACTGGGAATCCATTCGTCAGCGAGCTATAGAAAAACACCTGCTGACTCCCGAACAAGCCGCCTACGCCTCAGAAGACCAACTAGCAGAGTTATTATTTGAACCAGGCTTTTCTACCGCCAAGCAGGTTGGTGAGTTATCTGGTCGTGGTATCGGCTTAGATGTGGTTCGCACTCAATTGCAAGCTTTACAAGGTTCGATTGTGGTGCGATCGCTTTCAGGGCAGGGAACCACCTTCATGCTGCAATTGCCCCTGAGCTTGACAACAGCACGCTTGCTCGTTTGTCAATCTCAAGGTATTACTTATGGCTTGCTGTCTGAAGGAGTTAGCCAGGTTTTATTACCGCAGCCAGAGCAGATTCAAGTCCAGCAATCTTTACACGGGCAAGGCAGCCAAAAATTCTGGCAGTGGGGAGAAGGGCAAAATCAGCAACTAGTTCCCATCCGCTCGCTTGCCAATTTGCTGGATTACAAATATCCTTTATTCACCCAAGACCACAATTTAAACCTAAGTCCTTTTCCAGTCAAACAACGAAACACCATCGAACCTCTGCTGCTGTTGCAAACAGAGTATCAATACCTGTGTTTGCAAGTCGATCAGATTTTAGTCGAGCAGGAATTAGTAATTAAATCCCTCGGCAGAGTCTTGACTTTACCTAGTTACATCCAAGGCTACAGCGTGTTGGGCAATGGTAGTCTGACCCTAATCGTTGACCCGTTGGAGTTAGTTCGGCAAACTTGGGAGACAGATATGATGCCGACTTCCCCGGCATCAAGTCTTGCAATATTGCCCGCGCCTGAGCCTGTTCTTGCTCTAGAGGCGCAGCAATCCGCAACTATAACGCAACCGCAACAACAGCCGATGGAAGTCAATACAGCCGTTGCTCAACCTAACCGACTGACAGTGTTAGTCGTGGAAGATTCGGTTGTACAAAGGCAAAGTTTGGTGCAGACGCTCCAAAAAGCCGACTATCAAGTGTTGCAAGCAGGCGATGGTCGAGAGGCGGTCGCTCAATTGGTGCAACACAGTGATGTCGATTTAGTGATTTGTGACATTGAAATGCCGCGTATGAATGGATTTGAGTTTTTAGAACACCATCGCCAAGACGAGCGTTTGTCCGGGATTCCTGTGGTGATGCTGACTACTCGTAGCGGACAGAAGCACCGCCAATTAGCTTTAGCTCTAGGGGCGAAAGCTTACATGACCAAACCCTATTCAGAACAGAGCTTCCTGGCCGCGATCGCTGAACTGGTTCATAGCCCTTAGCCCTCATCTTGTAAATTGCTATGCTTAACACTCCCTTTCCGTTTAAGCGATTATCTGGCGCTGTGAGCGAACGTGACTCATTACGAGTCGTTGTTTTTGCGATCGCAGACTATTTATTTGCCCTGCCAGTTGGTGCAGTTCTCAAGGTGATGGCTTGTCCCCCTATTAGTAGTACGGTTGAAAGTGGTATCGGGATGGTTGACTTGGGAGCGCAAACGATCGCAATTGTGGACTTGCGCCAGAAGTTCATTCAGCAAGTACAAGGCCAACAGGCGCATCAAGTTCCCTCTGCGGTTGACACTTCAGGGCGCTTCCTACTTCTGACTCAAACGCGGACTGGGGAAATTTGTGGCATTCCTGTGGACAAGCCCCCTGCATTAATCGATATTCCTTTAGAAGCAGTGCGTCCGGTGCCGTGGTCTTATCGGCAAGTAGCGGAGTTAAGCTGTGTTAGCCACATGGCTGTTTTGCCTGTAGCACCAAACGAGGAATCACTCAAAGTACTTCTTTTTGGTATGAGCCAGATATTGGCTGATAAGTTGGGGTTGCCCGGAACAACCCCAACCTTGCCTCCTGGGCAGACATCAGGCGAACAACGGCAAAGATTTCTGCGTTTTTCCTTGGGGAATCAAGGAAGTGGATTGCTACCATTTGACTTAATACAGGATATTATTCATCTCGCTAGCCAAGAAATTTCCCCAGCCCCGGCCTTACCAAGTTGGATTTTAGGTTTCTATAATTGGCAAGGACAGATGCTGCGGCTGGTTGACTTGGAACATTTGCTTGGTTATGCGCCGCTTTTGAAGCGGCAGTCACGACCAGAAAAGCCAATGGTTCTGGTTATCGAACTGCAAAATCAGGTAATCGGGTTTTTGGTGGCTCATGTCTACGATGTAGAGTGGCAGGATTTACAGCAAGCACAATCGGCACCAACCGACTTTTCCCCAAACAAACTGCTAAATTTTGTTCGAGGTATTCTGCCAGGCGATCGCTGGATTTTAGACACCAGAGCGATCGCCCAGACATTGCAATGGCAAACCCACTGATTTAACTTGATGCTGCCAAGGAGTTTTCTGTGACGATCGCAACTTTAGACCCTAATTCTGAAACCCAGCCTGTTGAAAATGAAATCCAGATAGAAGAAATTTTGGCTAATGTGGCTCTAATCAAAGCAGTCTTTCAATCTGCTAAGGGACCAAAGGTCGCTCAATTGCAGCAGAAGGTAAGTCAAATCGAAGCTTTTATCCAAGCTTTGGCTAAGGATTCGCCCAGTGACAATGATGAAAATGTTCGAGGGGCTTTTCAGCTCCAGCGAGAACAACTTGCGGCGATCGATCGGCAAATGCAACAGGCAAAAGGTCAAACTGCACTTTTGGAGGTTACAGTCACCGCCTTGCGAGATGTTCTCAACGCCGATCGCGTCCTAATTTATCGTTTTGAGGAAGATAATCGCAGTCGAGCGATCGCCGAGGCTATACAAACGGGTTGGACATCCCTGCTCAACCAATCCCTACCGATAAATTTGTTTGTTAATAAACCCGATGTTGGCGACGGACAAAACTCGCAGGGCAACCTAACTGAAGTATTGGAATTAACTCCCCGCCAACAGCAATTTTGGCAACGGTTTCAGGTGCAAGCTAGCCTGTGCTTGCCCTTGATTGTCAAACAACAGCCTTGGGGTTTTTTAGTTATTCATCATTGCCTTCAACCCCGACAATGGCAGGAAGCAGAGCGCAGTTTGCTGCAACAAGTAGGAATGATGTTGACAATTAACTTGCGCTGGGCTGAAATAGTAGCTCCACCTGCTCAACAGCTTGAATCCCTCGATCGCTCACAGTTACTAGTGCCATTGCAGCAGGTGAGCCAGACCGTACAAGAAGGAGTAAGAATCGCCGAGCTTGCCAACGAGCATTTAATGTCTATTCAAGATACTGTTGCTATTACTAATAAACAGCTGCAATACCTTGGTGAATTCTGTCAGCAAGCTTCTGGCTTTGTTCGCCTTGTGGAAGGCTTGAGTACCAAAATTCAGGTTTTGTCTTTGAATACAGCCATCGAAGCAACAAAAGCTAACGACCAGGAACAAGGTTTGCTAGCTGCTGCCGAACAGGTGGAAATTCTCGCCCGTCAAGCCCGCGACAGCACCCTAAATATAGAGGAATGGTTCCAAGAACTCCAAGTGGCAGCAGCAGACGTTGCTTCTGCTATCGAACCGTGCGATCGCCAAATCAGTGCGGGGCTGGAGTCAATCGCCCAAATCCAAGAGCAATTTAGAGTGATCGCCGACATCGCTGCTTGTACCCTCAAATCAATGTCGAAGCCATAGAATTGTCACAAACCCCATAGAAACTGAGAGTTGTTTTCATGAGTACCGATTTTGTCCCCCAACCGCAGAACGACGATCGCTTTCTAGAAGAAGCGATCGATCTGTTGCTGTTCTTGGAGCAGGAGTTGCCTAACTATACAAAAGACAGTAACCCTGGTACAGCTTTGGCTCTCATGGAAGCTGCTAGCTCTCTGCATTCGATTGCCATAGCAGCCGAGCTAGATGCCATTGCTATAGTTGCGGCTGCACTAGAAGAGATTTTTCAGCTTCTGCATCAGTATCGGGCAACTGTCAACGCCCCAATCGCCTCCCTGTTGTCAGAAGGATTAGATTGCTTACAGATGCTGTTGATGGCATTTTTAACAGCCTCGCAAATTGACGAAGTAGAAATTCTGGAGCGGATGTCTGCCATTGTTGCTCGTCTACAAGCAGAGTTTGGCGATTCCCAGGAAACAAACCTTGAGATATCGATAGAGCAACCGCAGGAACATCAACCAGTTAT
The Nostoc punctiforme PCC 73102 genome window above contains:
- a CDS encoding GAF domain-containing protein, coding for MTIATLDPNSETQPVENEIQIEEILANVALIKAVFQSAKGPKVAQLQQKVSQIEAFIQALAKDSPSDNDENVRGAFQLQREQLAAIDRQMQQAKGQTALLEVTVTALRDVLNADRVLIYRFEEDNRSRAIAEAIQTGWTSLLNQSLPINLFVNKPDVGDGQNSQGNLTEVLELTPRQQQFWQRFQVQASLCLPLIVKQQPWGFLVIHHCLQPRQWQEAERSLLQQVGMMLTINLRWAEIVAPPAQQLESLDRSQLLVPLQQVSQTVQEGVRIAELANEHLMSIQDTVAITNKQLQYLGEFCQQASGFVRLVEGLSTKIQVLSLNTAIEATKANDQEQGLLAAAEQVEILARQARDSTLNIEEWFQELQVAAADVASAIEPCDRQISAGLESIAQIQEQFRVIADIAACTLKSMSKP
- a CDS encoding chemotaxis protein CheW — encoded protein: MLNTPFPFKRLSGAVSERDSLRVVVFAIADYLFALPVGAVLKVMACPPISSTVESGIGMVDLGAQTIAIVDLRQKFIQQVQGQQAHQVPSAVDTSGRFLLLTQTRTGEICGIPVDKPPALIDIPLEAVRPVPWSYRQVAELSCVSHMAVLPVAPNEESLKVLLFGMSQILADKLGLPGTTPTLPPGQTSGEQRQRFLRFSLGNQGSGLLPFDLIQDIIHLASQEISPAPALPSWILGFYNWQGQMLRLVDLEHLLGYAPLLKRQSRPEKPMVLVIELQNQVIGFLVAHVYDVEWQDLQQAQSAPTDFSPNKLLNFVRGILPGDRWILDTRAIAQTLQWQTH